A window of the Acidimicrobiales bacterium genome harbors these coding sequences:
- a CDS encoding FAD-binding oxidoreductase, translating into MNSLWFDSMPPPSVRPPLPGPTSVDVVIVGAGYTGLWTAYYLAERVPDASIVVIDAHHVGFGASGRNGGWCISEVAADAERWDALAGPGGGRRMADAMHHTVDEVERVTIVEGIDCDWALGGELYLARNPAQVTRLRAQVSGTLARAPESEARWLDADEARSLCNATKVLGAMHLPQTAALHPGKLVTGLAEACERRGVVIHDDTRATSLSSGVVETTRGRITATSVVMATEAYSRDLEGHKRSLVPLYSLMVATEPLPADVLEEIRLETRPTFADARYRVIYGQRTADGRLAFGGRSAPYRYGSVIDPATESDPGYHQMIIDTLHDLFPVVRDAAITHQWGGVLGVPRNWTPTVNDLGDGVYRAGGYVGEGVAATNLAGRCLAHLIAGAGGADHDRDLTTLPWVRKPSRRWAPEPFRFAAIKVGAELFERADRHEEATGTPAKQAELVWKYLRR; encoded by the coding sequence ATGAACTCGCTGTGGTTCGACTCGATGCCCCCTCCATCGGTTCGACCGCCGCTCCCGGGCCCGACGTCGGTCGACGTGGTCATCGTGGGCGCCGGCTACACCGGACTCTGGACCGCGTACTACCTGGCCGAGCGGGTGCCCGATGCCTCGATCGTGGTGATCGATGCCCACCATGTGGGCTTCGGCGCGTCGGGACGAAATGGTGGGTGGTGCATCAGCGAGGTGGCCGCCGATGCCGAACGTTGGGATGCGCTGGCCGGGCCGGGCGGCGGTCGTCGTATGGCCGACGCCATGCATCACACCGTCGACGAGGTCGAGCGGGTGACGATCGTCGAGGGGATCGACTGCGACTGGGCGCTGGGCGGCGAGCTGTACCTGGCCCGCAACCCGGCACAGGTCACCCGACTCCGAGCCCAGGTGAGCGGCACACTCGCCCGGGCGCCGGAGAGCGAGGCCCGCTGGCTCGATGCCGACGAGGCTCGCTCGCTGTGCAACGCCACCAAGGTGCTCGGGGCGATGCATCTGCCGCAGACGGCGGCGTTGCATCCGGGCAAACTCGTGACGGGACTGGCCGAGGCCTGTGAGCGGCGGGGCGTGGTGATCCACGACGACACCCGGGCCACCTCGCTGTCATCGGGTGTGGTCGAGACGACCCGGGGCCGCATCACGGCGACGTCGGTCGTGATGGCCACCGAGGCCTACAGCCGTGACCTCGAAGGCCACAAGCGCAGCCTGGTCCCGCTCTACTCGCTGATGGTCGCCACCGAGCCGCTTCCGGCCGACGTGCTGGAGGAGATCCGCCTCGAGACCCGGCCGACGTTCGCCGATGCCCGCTATCGGGTGATCTACGGGCAGCGGACGGCCGACGGTCGCCTGGCGTTCGGCGGTCGGAGTGCGCCCTATCGCTACGGCTCGGTGATCGACCCGGCGACCGAGAGTGACCCGGGCTACCACCAGATGATCATCGACACGCTCCACGACCTGTTCCCGGTCGTGCGGGATGCGGCAATCACGCACCAGTGGGGTGGCGTGCTCGGCGTGCCGCGCAACTGGACCCCCACGGTCAACGATCTGGGCGACGGTGTCTATCGGGCCGGCGGCTATGTCGGCGAGGGCGTCGCCGCCACGAACCTGGCCGGTCGCTGCCTTGCCCATCTGATTGCCGGGGCCGGCGGGGCCGACCACGATCGCGATCTCACCACCCTCCCGTGGGTCCGCAAACCGTCACGACGATGGGCTCCCGAGCCATTCCGATTCGCTGCCATCAAGGTCGGGGCGGAGCTGTTCGAGCGGGCCGATCGTCACGAGGAAGCAACCGGCACCCCGGCCAAGCAGGCCGAACTCGTCTGGAAGTACCTGCGCCGATGA
- a CDS encoding GNAT family N-acetyltransferase, with protein sequence MTATPTTKPVEQQFHVRPLRAEDGEAAVAIEAISYPYLEPEHRLLASDVAIHARVFPEGSFAVVDADDTLWGMALGWRLDFDLERPLHVLDDVADESAHDPRGDWYYGLDITVHPAQRGQGLGGLLYEARRRLVRAENLRGILAGGMIPGYRAVMDTVDAPTYIIDVVEGRRTDPTLNFQLRQGFEVRGLLPGYVNGTAGGGIATFLVWENPDHRPT encoded by the coding sequence ATGACCGCCACGCCAACGACGAAACCGGTCGAACAGCAGTTCCACGTCCGCCCGCTGCGAGCCGAGGACGGTGAGGCGGCGGTGGCGATCGAGGCCATCAGCTATCCCTACCTCGAGCCGGAGCACCGCCTCTTGGCGTCCGACGTCGCCATCCACGCCCGGGTGTTCCCCGAGGGCTCGTTCGCCGTGGTCGATGCCGACGACACACTGTGGGGGATGGCGCTCGGTTGGCGCCTCGATTTCGATCTGGAACGGCCGTTGCACGTGCTCGACGATGTCGCCGACGAGTCGGCCCACGACCCACGCGGCGACTGGTACTACGGGCTCGATATCACCGTGCATCCCGCCCAGCGGGGACAAGGGCTCGGTGGACTGCTCTACGAGGCCCGCCGCCGATTGGTCCGGGCCGAGAACCTCCGAGGCATCCTGGCCGGCGGCATGATCCCCGGCTACCGGGCCGTGATGGACACCGTCGATGCCCCCACCTACATCATCGATGTGGTCGAGGGCCGTCGGACGGATCCGACACTCAACTTCCAGCTGCGCCAGGGATTCGAGGTGCGGGGACTGCTGCCGGGCTATGTGAACGGAACGGCGGGCGGGGGAATTGCTACCTTCCTCGTGTGGGAGAACCCGGACCATCGACCGACATGA
- a CDS encoding FAD-binding and (Fe-S)-binding domain-containing protein yields MTDLGARIVRATDNSVHQWRPAEVATPSTVDDVVRLVIENNARREPLAVCPRGGGTSTNGQCLTDGLVIDTRQHLHHILEIDVAGRRAVVEPGVVAGKLDEVLAPDGLFWAPHTSTRNRATVGGMIATDAAGKGSLLYGRTHRHVESLDVVLADGTVWTARALPIDDARAATDRTDAVGTIWRTLLDLADLGPFELPELARGFSGYGISRVHHDGLVDPIPVICGAEGTLGVVVRATLRLTEIPKHTTLIVAAYPTIDAALRDAVELSGHGAEPPPLAPSAIEVSDRVTLERGAASPAWPRLAPHVPAGTDAILLCEYDVPDDDPLLAAILSQLATTGRSSGHALVDQAVDRAAIWKVRADAVGLLAKVPHGAPRPTAFVEDCAVPVSELAAFIAEFRALLDRRGLDYAMFGHADVGCVHVRPALDPTSAEHEALVATITSEVLELLDRFGGLLWGEHGRGLRSAVVDNVLPADLIDIMRTVKAAFDPLDRMNPGKMYRPTGSDLPLIGLADVPRRAAFDRAVPVTIRTDYSHAFDCNGNGLCHHFGDSEVMCPSYKVTDDPVLAPKGRTDLIRAWLHDRQDSATAEALAGSLRSCLSCGACTGHCPVHVDIPELKSRFFEAYYADRRRPLRDHVLSRFESLVPLVQRLPGRNSPIARLAAGRLGLVDLPDVPARPAATLPTFDPDDVDVDVVVLADVFTSVLDREEAVAAVALLEAVGYSVAVSRLVPTAKFDHVKGLRRRFARAASAQRELLDQIEEAGAVAVSLDPAIALMHRHDYAKVDTTYPRHAVRPLIDLLVDRMDRLPPAAQPRSLHLFGHCTEQALAPAWIDGWTRVLGAVGHDVQRVSTGCCGMAGIFGHEAENADMSHALFDQLWRPHLDTGAAAGSGAVATGWSCRSQGKRHDHTIVSPGAILAEGLAGRS; encoded by the coding sequence GTGACCGACCTCGGGGCGCGGATCGTACGAGCGACCGACAACTCGGTCCACCAGTGGCGACCCGCCGAGGTGGCCACCCCGTCGACGGTCGATGACGTGGTGCGCCTCGTCATCGAGAACAACGCACGTCGCGAACCGCTGGCGGTGTGTCCACGTGGTGGTGGCACGTCGACCAACGGCCAGTGCCTGACCGACGGCCTGGTGATCGACACTCGCCAGCATCTGCATCACATCCTCGAGATCGACGTGGCCGGGCGCCGGGCCGTGGTCGAGCCGGGCGTGGTCGCCGGCAAGCTCGACGAGGTGCTCGCACCCGACGGACTGTTCTGGGCGCCCCATACCTCCACCCGGAACCGGGCGACGGTCGGGGGCATGATCGCGACCGACGCTGCGGGCAAGGGGTCGCTGCTCTACGGCCGCACCCATCGTCACGTCGAGTCGCTCGATGTGGTGCTCGCCGATGGGACCGTGTGGACCGCTCGAGCCCTTCCGATCGACGACGCACGGGCCGCGACCGACCGGACCGACGCCGTCGGCACGATCTGGCGGACACTGCTGGACCTGGCCGACCTCGGTCCGTTCGAGCTCCCCGAGCTGGCTCGCGGCTTCAGCGGGTACGGGATCAGTCGGGTCCACCACGACGGGCTGGTCGATCCCATCCCGGTCATCTGTGGGGCCGAGGGAACGCTCGGCGTCGTGGTTCGGGCCACCCTCCGCCTGACCGAAATCCCGAAGCACACCACCCTCATCGTGGCGGCGTATCCGACCATTGATGCGGCGTTGAGAGACGCGGTCGAGCTGTCCGGTCACGGGGCCGAGCCGCCTCCCTTGGCGCCGTCGGCGATCGAGGTGTCGGATCGTGTCACGCTCGAGCGGGGTGCGGCGTCGCCCGCCTGGCCCCGGCTGGCGCCCCATGTGCCGGCCGGAACCGACGCCATCCTCCTCTGCGAGTACGACGTCCCCGACGACGACCCCCTGCTGGCTGCGATCCTGTCGCAGTTGGCGACGACCGGTCGGTCGAGTGGTCACGCCCTCGTCGACCAGGCCGTCGACCGCGCTGCTATCTGGAAGGTGCGAGCCGACGCCGTCGGCCTGCTGGCGAAGGTGCCCCACGGCGCGCCCCGGCCGACGGCGTTCGTCGAGGACTGCGCCGTCCCGGTGAGCGAGCTTGCTGCCTTCATCGCGGAGTTCCGGGCACTGCTCGATCGCCGAGGGCTGGACTACGCCATGTTCGGCCACGCCGACGTCGGTTGTGTGCACGTTCGCCCTGCGCTCGACCCGACCAGCGCCGAGCACGAGGCACTCGTCGCCACGATCACCAGCGAGGTGCTCGAACTCCTCGACCGGTTCGGCGGCCTGCTCTGGGGTGAGCACGGTCGTGGTCTCCGCAGCGCGGTCGTCGACAACGTGCTGCCTGCCGACCTGATCGACATCATGCGGACGGTCAAGGCGGCCTTCGATCCGCTCGACCGGATGAACCCGGGCAAGATGTACCGGCCGACCGGCTCCGACCTCCCTCTGATCGGGCTGGCCGACGTGCCACGCCGGGCGGCGTTCGATCGGGCCGTGCCGGTGACGATCCGGACCGACTACTCCCATGCCTTCGACTGCAACGGCAACGGGCTGTGCCATCACTTCGGCGACAGCGAGGTGATGTGTCCGTCGTACAAGGTCACCGACGATCCGGTGCTGGCGCCAAAGGGGCGCACCGACCTCATCCGCGCGTGGCTCCACGACCGCCAGGATTCGGCGACGGCCGAGGCGTTGGCCGGTTCGTTGCGGAGCTGCCTGTCGTGCGGTGCGTGCACCGGGCACTGCCCGGTCCACGTCGACATCCCCGAGCTGAAGTCACGGTTCTTCGAGGCGTACTACGCAGATCGGCGGCGACCGCTGCGCGACCACGTGCTGTCCCGATTCGAGTCGCTGGTACCGCTCGTGCAGCGGCTACCCGGCCGGAACTCGCCGATCGCCCGATTGGCGGCAGGGCGTCTCGGACTGGTCGATCTCCCCGACGTGCCGGCGCGCCCCGCAGCCACCCTGCCCACCTTCGATCCCGACGACGTCGATGTCGATGTGGTGGTGCTGGCCGATGTCTTCACCTCGGTGCTCGACCGTGAGGAGGCGGTGGCGGCCGTTGCCCTGCTCGAGGCGGTTGGCTACTCGGTCGCCGTGTCACGGCTGGTACCCACCGCCAAGTTCGACCATGTCAAGGGCCTGCGCCGACGCTTCGCCAGGGCGGCGTCCGCACAGCGCGAACTGCTCGATCAGATCGAGGAGGCTGGAGCGGTGGCGGTCTCGCTCGATCCGGCGATCGCCCTCATGCACCGACACGACTATGCCAAGGTCGATACGACCTATCCCCGCCACGCCGTGCGCCCGCTGATCGATCTGCTGGTCGATCGGATGGACCGACTGCCGCCCGCTGCCCAACCCCGTTCGCTCCACCTATTCGGCCATTGCACCGAGCAGGCCCTGGCGCCGGCATGGATCGATGGCTGGACCCGCGTCCTCGGCGCCGTCGGTCACGACGTGCAACGGGTGTCGACCGGCTGTTGTGGCATGGCCGGCATCTTCGGTCACGAGGCCGAGAACGCCGACATGTCGCATGCCTTGTTCGATCAGCTGTGGCGTCCGCACCTCGATACCGGCGCGGCCGCCGGCTCAGGGGCGGTGGCGACCGGCTGGTCGTGTCGGTCCCAGGGCAAACGCCATGACCACACCATCGTCAGCCCGGGGGCCATCCTCGCCGAAGGACTCGCGGGCCGTTCGTGA
- a CDS encoding long-chain fatty acid--CoA ligase, which produces MIESTMQDFPLTITHLFRHGRRVHGRSKVLTYAPGGADGDFAEATFAEVGDRADQLAAALQRLGVEPGDRVGTFMWNNQTHLEAYFAIPCMGAVLHTLNIRLFPEQLAYVINHADDRVIILDANLAPMLAAVRDQIPNVRHLIVIGDDPGGDATIEELLGETLDYETLLAKESPGFVYPEIDERAAAAMCYTSGTTGNPKGVAYSHRSTYLHTIAGSSAQAMPLNQYDRALIIVPMFHANAWGLPYVCWSVGADIVMPQQYLQAAPLAEIIEATRPTFSGAVPTVLADVLHNRADADLSSLKWMICGGSAVPQSLMAGYDATFGVPVVQAWGMTETSPMAAQARAPRWVDDPADQMVYRQRTGRVMQGVEIRICNDAGEEQPWDGESTGEIEVRGPWITGSYYLDPSEEKFHDGWLRTGDVGSIDPDGFIQISDRAKDVIKSGGEWISSVDLENTLMGHPAVREAAVIGVPDDRWDERPLACIVSGGDVSVDELRAYLIENVAKWWVPERWTFIEEVPKTSVGKFDKKVLRARHAAGELQIEQR; this is translated from the coding sequence ATGATCGAATCGACGATGCAGGACTTCCCGCTCACCATCACCCACCTCTTCCGTCACGGTCGACGGGTGCACGGTCGCTCGAAGGTCCTGACCTATGCCCCGGGCGGCGCCGACGGCGACTTCGCGGAGGCGACCTTTGCCGAGGTCGGCGATCGGGCCGATCAACTCGCGGCGGCCCTGCAGCGGCTCGGCGTCGAGCCGGGTGATCGGGTCGGCACGTTCATGTGGAACAACCAGACGCACCTCGAGGCCTACTTCGCCATCCCCTGCATGGGTGCGGTCCTGCACACCCTGAACATCCGCCTGTTCCCGGAGCAGCTGGCCTATGTCATCAACCATGCCGACGATCGTGTGATCATCCTCGACGCCAACCTGGCGCCGATGCTCGCTGCGGTACGCGACCAGATCCCCAACGTGCGCCATCTCATCGTGATCGGCGACGACCCGGGCGGTGACGCCACGATCGAGGAACTGCTCGGCGAGACGCTCGACTACGAGACCCTGCTGGCCAAGGAATCGCCGGGGTTCGTCTACCCCGAGATCGACGAACGAGCCGCTGCGGCCATGTGCTACACGAGCGGCACCACCGGCAACCCCAAGGGTGTCGCTTACTCGCACCGCTCCACCTATCTGCACACGATCGCCGGCAGCTCGGCCCAGGCCATGCCCCTCAACCAGTATGACCGGGCACTCATCATCGTCCCGATGTTCCATGCGAACGCCTGGGGCCTGCCCTATGTCTGCTGGTCGGTCGGCGCCGACATCGTGATGCCTCAGCAATACCTGCAGGCAGCACCGCTGGCCGAGATCATCGAGGCCACCCGACCAACCTTCTCGGGTGCCGTGCCCACGGTGCTCGCCGATGTGCTCCACAACCGCGCCGACGCCGACCTCAGCTCGCTGAAGTGGATGATCTGCGGCGGCTCGGCGGTGCCGCAGTCGCTCATGGCCGGCTACGACGCCACCTTCGGTGTGCCGGTGGTCCAGGCGTGGGGCATGACCGAGACCAGCCCGATGGCCGCTCAGGCCCGAGCGCCACGATGGGTCGACGACCCCGCTGACCAGATGGTGTATCGCCAGCGCACCGGCCGGGTCATGCAGGGCGTCGAGATCCGCATCTGCAACGACGCCGGCGAGGAACAGCCCTGGGACGGCGAGTCGACCGGCGAGATCGAGGTGCGGGGCCCGTGGATCACCGGCTCGTACTACCTCGACCCATCCGAGGAGAAGTTCCACGACGGGTGGCTCCGCACCGGCGACGTCGGCTCGATCGATCCGGACGGCTTCATCCAGATCTCGGATCGAGCGAAAGACGTCATCAAGTCGGGCGGCGAGTGGATCAGCTCGGTCGACCTCGAGAACACCCTGATGGGCCACCCCGCCGTTCGCGAAGCGGCCGTGATCGGTGTCCCCGACGACCGCTGGGACGAGCGGCCGCTCGCCTGCATCGTCTCCGGCGGCGACGTCAGTGTCGACGAACTGCGCGCGTACCTCATCGAGAATGTCGCCAAGTGGTGGGTCCCCGAGCGCTGGACCTTCATCGAGGAAGTCCCGAAGACCTCGGTCGGCAAGTTCGACAAGAAGGTCCTCCGAGCCCGTCACGCCGCCGGCGAGCTGCAGATCGAACAGCGTTGA
- a CDS encoding RNA methyltransferase — MPRIEIIDHEDPRIFQFQGLRDHTLRQKRELPGGEMASWFIAEGDLVVERALAAGYELDSILIDGKRTKPFGDAVGDDVPIYACAPNVLQHITGYHLHRGCVACFRRKPLLSVDDVLPDARNILVCEGIMNPTNMGVILRCAAGLGIDSFFLDPTCSDPLYRRSGRVSMGEAYALPYARLDAFPDGLDVLREAGVRLVALTPGDPGVPGRDALDIAELVVERDERVALLLGSEGPGLTAGTLETVHQRVRIPMSGTVDSINVGSAAAVAFYALQQARRAGER; from the coding sequence GTGCCCCGTATCGAGATCATCGACCACGAAGATCCACGAATCTTTCAGTTCCAAGGACTGCGCGACCACACGCTGCGCCAGAAGCGCGAACTGCCCGGCGGCGAGATGGCCAGCTGGTTCATCGCCGAGGGCGATCTCGTGGTGGAGCGGGCACTTGCCGCCGGGTACGAACTCGACTCGATCCTGATCGACGGCAAGCGAACCAAACCGTTCGGCGACGCCGTCGGCGACGACGTGCCAATCTACGCCTGCGCCCCGAACGTGCTCCAGCACATCACCGGCTATCACCTCCACCGCGGCTGCGTGGCCTGCTTTCGTCGCAAGCCGCTGCTCAGCGTCGACGACGTGCTCCCCGACGCCCGGAACATCCTCGTGTGTGAGGGCATCATGAACCCCACCAACATGGGCGTGATCCTGCGCTGCGCCGCCGGCCTCGGGATCGACTCGTTCTTCCTCGACCCGACGTGCAGCGATCCGCTGTACCGACGTTCAGGCCGGGTCTCGATGGGCGAGGCCTATGCCCTCCCCTACGCCCGACTCGACGCCTTCCCCGATGGGCTCGATGTGCTGAGAGAGGCCGGTGTCCGCCTCGTCGCCCTCACACCCGGCGATCCCGGCGTCCCCGGCCGTGATGCGCTCGACATCGCCGAACTGGTCGTGGAACGAGACGAACGGGTCGCCCTCCTCCTCGGCAGCGAGGGCCCTGGCCTCACGGCCGGCACGCTCGAGACTGTCCATCAGCGAGTACGAATTCCGATGTCGGGGACGGTCGACTCCATCAACGTCGGTTCCGCTGCGGCCGTCGCCTTCTACGCACTGCAGCAGGCCCGTCGAGCCGGCGAGCGCTGA
- a CDS encoding flavodoxin family protein — MQAIVIFESLTGNTAKAGRAIADQLTEAGIPTVASPITAIDLEALSGADLVIVGSWVDGIFIAGQRPGREGRLKKMPVIDGKQAAVYCTYALKDGKTLEKLSAIVERRGGDVIGGYAIRRDRIERDATSFVDRLLGALSANA; from the coding sequence ATGCAAGCCATCGTGATCTTCGAGAGTCTCACCGGAAACACCGCCAAGGCCGGTCGTGCGATTGCCGACCAGCTCACCGAGGCCGGCATTCCCACGGTGGCCTCGCCGATCACGGCCATCGATCTCGAGGCACTGTCGGGGGCCGATCTGGTCATCGTCGGTTCCTGGGTCGACGGCATCTTCATCGCCGGACAGCGCCCGGGCCGTGAGGGACGGCTGAAGAAGATGCCGGTGATCGACGGCAAGCAGGCAGCGGTGTACTGCACCTACGCACTCAAAGACGGCAAGACCCTCGAGAAGCTCTCGGCAATCGTCGAACGCCGCGGTGGCGACGTGATCGGCGGCTACGCCATCCGTCGCGATCGGATCGAACGCGACGCCACCTCGTTCGTCGACCGCCTCCTCGGCGCCCTGTCGGCCAACGCCTGA
- a CDS encoding HAD-IIB family hydrolase has translation MVASDLDGTLFSSERQVADRTADTLRRVAATGVMVVAATGRSHWTAIPRLSPVGAFRWAVCSNGSALFDFERMAVVERQLLDHEASAAIAELPRLLPGVGLAWEHAAGIDRDDVFVAQRRRNGAVFEEPAVAFDAGLELNKVLVGHDDLEHDELLDAVRPHVPPALEISSSGASFIEITAPGVDKAAMLARLVARLGIDATDVVAFGDQHNDLAMLRWAGRGYAMANAHPTVFDATPLRAPHHDDHGVAQILDLLFPIDGTLVS, from the coding sequence ATGGTCGCAAGCGACCTCGACGGCACCCTCTTCAGTTCGGAACGACAGGTCGCCGACCGCACCGCCGACACGCTACGTCGGGTCGCAGCGACTGGCGTCATGGTCGTCGCCGCCACCGGTCGCAGCCACTGGACGGCCATCCCACGCCTGTCGCCGGTCGGCGCGTTCCGGTGGGCGGTCTGCTCCAACGGCAGCGCACTGTTCGACTTCGAACGCATGGCAGTGGTCGAGCGTCAGCTGCTCGACCACGAGGCGAGTGCCGCCATCGCCGAGCTTCCCCGCCTTCTTCCGGGCGTCGGGCTGGCGTGGGAACACGCTGCCGGCATCGATCGTGACGACGTCTTCGTCGCCCAACGCCGCCGCAACGGTGCGGTGTTCGAGGAACCAGCCGTGGCGTTCGACGCCGGCCTCGAGCTGAACAAGGTCCTGGTCGGCCACGACGATCTCGAGCACGACGAACTCCTGGATGCGGTGCGACCACACGTCCCGCCGGCACTCGAAATCAGCTCATCGGGTGCCAGCTTCATCGAGATCACTGCGCCCGGCGTCGACAAGGCGGCGATGCTGGCCCGTCTGGTGGCACGGCTCGGTATCGACGCGACCGACGTCGTCGCCTTCGGCGATCAGCACAACGACCTCGCCATGCTCCGCTGGGCCGGGCGGGGCTACGCCATGGCCAACGCGCATCCCACCGTGTTCGACGCCACGCCACTGCGGGCGCCGCACCACGACGACCACGGCGTGGCCCAGATCCTCGACCTGCTCTTCCCCATCGACGGAACGCTCGTCAGCTGA
- a CDS encoding amidase: MTESAPEWMTARQLADALASGQLSAVEALDAHLAAVDDRNPAINVVVTLDAERARAEARSIDDRRTAGEPLGPLAGVPITIKDSLMTAGMRTTSGAPELADFVPTIDAAPVARLRAAGAVIFGKTNLPIYAGDTQSFNDIFGTSNNPWDLTRTVGGSSGGSAGALAAGLTSLEVGSDIAGSIRNPAGMCGVVGHKPSYGIVSAKGQIPGPPGTLTQADLAVVGPMARSVEDAQLALDLLAGPDDWHDAAWSLRLPNSRTAEPSALRVAVMASDPYCPVDPEIEAAINAVASQLESLGATVSNDARPDQFDFAKADRTFWALLGGALSGSYRLDELDDMAQRAASGEQVPGELGIDLAWLRHREWLTNNERRLQMRARWKTFFESWDVVLAPIAPTVAYLHDQSFPMSARTVDVAGEQRPYLDIMRWMGLFGMAYLPATALPIAMHSSGLPIGLQVVGPFLEDHTALAVARIIEEIVGGTPRPPAYR; encoded by the coding sequence GTGACCGAGTCAGCACCGGAGTGGATGACAGCCAGGCAGCTCGCCGACGCGCTGGCCAGCGGCCAGCTGTCGGCCGTGGAGGCGCTCGATGCGCATCTCGCCGCCGTCGACGATCGGAACCCGGCGATCAACGTCGTGGTCACCCTCGACGCAGAGCGGGCTCGAGCCGAGGCCCGCTCGATCGATGATCGCCGGACGGCCGGCGAGCCACTTGGTCCGCTGGCCGGTGTCCCGATCACTATCAAGGACTCCCTCATGACGGCGGGGATGCGCACCACTTCGGGCGCTCCCGAGCTGGCCGACTTCGTCCCCACCATCGACGCTGCGCCCGTCGCGCGCCTACGGGCCGCCGGTGCGGTGATCTTCGGCAAGACCAACCTCCCGATCTACGCAGGCGACACCCAGAGCTTCAACGACATCTTCGGCACCTCGAACAACCCGTGGGATCTCACCCGCACCGTCGGCGGCAGCTCGGGCGGATCCGCCGGCGCTCTCGCCGCCGGGCTCACCTCGCTCGAGGTGGGGAGCGACATCGCCGGCTCCATCCGCAATCCCGCCGGGATGTGCGGCGTGGTCGGACACAAGCCGAGCTACGGCATCGTTTCGGCGAAGGGTCAGATCCCTGGTCCTCCCGGCACACTCACGCAGGCCGATCTCGCCGTGGTTGGGCCGATGGCGCGCTCGGTGGAAGACGCCCAGTTGGCCCTGGATCTCCTCGCCGGCCCCGACGACTGGCACGATGCCGCCTGGTCGCTTCGCCTCCCGAATTCCCGAACGGCCGAACCGTCTGCGCTCCGAGTGGCGGTGATGGCCAGCGACCCGTATTGCCCGGTCGATCCCGAGATCGAAGCCGCTATCAACGCCGTCGCCAGCCAACTCGAGTCGCTCGGGGCGACGGTCAGCAACGATGCCCGCCCCGACCAGTTCGACTTCGCCAAGGCCGATCGCACGTTCTGGGCATTGCTCGGCGGCGCCCTGTCGGGAAGCTACCGGCTCGATGAACTCGACGACATGGCCCAGCGGGCCGCGTCGGGCGAGCAGGTACCGGGCGAACTCGGCATCGATCTCGCCTGGCTGCGGCACCGCGAGTGGCTCACCAACAACGAACGTCGTTTGCAGATGCGGGCCCGCTGGAAGACCTTCTTCGAGTCGTGGGACGTCGTGCTCGCCCCGATCGCGCCGACCGTTGCGTACCTCCACGATCAGTCGTTCCCGATGTCGGCCCGCACAGTCGATGTCGCCGGCGAGCAGCGCCCCTACCTCGACATCATGCGCTGGATGGGGCTCTTCGGGATGGCGTACCTTCCCGCCACGGCGCTTCCGATTGCCATGCATTCCTCAGGCTTGCCGATCGGGCTGCAGGTCGTTGGGCCGTTTCTCGAAGATCACACGGCGCTTGCGGTTGCCCGGATCATCGAGGAGATCGTCGGCGGCACACCACGTCCACCCGCCTACCGATGA
- a CDS encoding pseudouridine-5'-phosphate glycosidase — translation MTAVEIELSPDVADAVDSAMPIVALESTIFSHLGLPAPANGEALERCRRAVIDGGAVPALTAILDGRISIGHADPDIICGPARKVAARDISVAVAQRWPYGATTVSASLAIAAQAGIEVFATGGIGGVHRGWEETGDISADLDALASHQVVTVSAGAKVFLDLAATLERLETDSVPVLGWQCDDFPAFHARSSGLAVPHRVESADEVADIARAHWAMGGGGVLVVAPVPENAAIDFARLTSAVDQALAAAAATGVVGNAVTPAILGALADATDGDSIPTNLALAENNAQVAASIAVALAAHW, via the coding sequence ATGACCGCAGTCGAGATCGAGCTCTCTCCCGACGTCGCCGACGCCGTCGATTCGGCGATGCCGATCGTGGCACTCGAGTCGACGATCTTCTCCCACCTCGGACTCCCGGCACCGGCCAACGGCGAAGCGCTCGAACGCTGTCGTCGGGCCGTGATCGACGGGGGAGCGGTGCCCGCACTGACCGCCATCCTGGATGGTCGCATCTCGATCGGTCACGCCGACCCCGACATCATCTGTGGCCCGGCTCGCAAGGTGGCCGCTCGCGACATCAGCGTGGCGGTGGCCCAACGTTGGCCCTATGGCGCCACCACGGTGTCGGCCTCGCTCGCCATTGCCGCCCAGGCCGGCATCGAGGTCTTCGCCACGGGTGGGATCGGCGGTGTGCACCGGGGCTGGGAAGAGACCGGCGACATCAGCGCCGATCTCGACGCCCTGGCCTCACACCAAGTCGTCACGGTGTCCGCCGGGGCAAAGGTCTTCCTCGACCTGGCGGCCACACTCGAACGGCTCGAGACCGACAGCGTGCCCGTACTCGGCTGGCAGTGCGACGACTTCCCTGCCTTCCACGCCCGCAGCAGTGGCCTCGCAGTGCCCCATCGTGTCGAGTCGGCCGACGAGGTCGCCGACATCGCCCGAGCACACTGGGCCATGGGTGGAGGCGGTGTGCTGGTGGTCGCCCCGGTGCCCGAGAACGCGGCCATCGACTTCGCCCGTCTCACCTCGGCCGTCGATCAGGCGCTCGCCGCAGCAGCAGCTACCGGCGTCGTCGGCAATGCCGTAACGCCCGCCATCCTCGGCGCCCTCGCCGACGCCACCGACGGCGACTCGATCCCGACCAACTTGGCCCTGGCCGAGAACAACGCGCAGGTCGCAGCGAGTATCGCCGTCGCCCTCGCCGCCCACTGGTGA